From the genome of Branchiostoma floridae strain S238N-H82 chromosome 8, Bfl_VNyyK, whole genome shotgun sequence:
TACATCTTGTGGTATTCGTCCCCaatgataaaaacaaaactgttttgtaatgttttctacTGATCCACAAGATGAAATCTACTACTGCACGACTAGCTTTCATCAacgtgagtccgcatgtggtaACTCAGATTACTTGACTGACGGAagcacttgttacatttttcacatctgtacggtttctcgccagtgtgagcCAGCGTAATGTGTGCTTTCATgtgacccagctgactaaacCGTTTGCCGCACTCCTTACAAGTataaggtttctcacccgtgtggaAAACGCTGGGTCTTTTGAGCACACTGTTAGATATAAAACGGTAAATCATAATCCAACTTTGTAAACAGTTCTACTAAAGAAAAAATATCAAGTGACAAACTTCAGGTTTGCGGGGTTTTCTACTACGCCACAAGCTTAAGATGTAATCATTTTCTACTGTGTAACAACATGCGCATGTTAAGGTTACACCGTTATTGACATACTTTCACCGATATGAGATTGCATGTGGGCACGGAGACTACGTGACTGACGAAAGCTGTTGTTGCAATGTTCGCACATGtacggtttctctccagtgtgagttctAATGTGTTTTTTCAGGGTACcaagctcactgaactgcttgtaGCACGCCTCACatgtgtacggtttctcacccgtgtgagtccgcatgtgcctcttTAGACCTGACAGCAaagtgaactgcttgctgcactcctcacacttgtacggtttctcaccagtgtgtatTCTCACGTGTTCCTTCAaatgactcaactgactgaactgtttgctgcactcctcgcacttgtatggtttctctccagtgtgagttcgcatgtgagtctttaggTTTACCGACTGACTGAACCTTTTGTTGCAGGTTTTACATTCGTACGGTTTTTCACCcgtgtgagttttcatgtgcaTTTTCAGTTGACCCTGATTATTGAACCGCCAGCTGCACTCCTCgcacttgtatggtttctcccctgtgtgagtccggaTGTGTCTTTGCAAATTACCTAgatcactgaactgcttgctgcattcctcacacctgtacagaTTCtctcccgtgtgagtccgcatgtgtctcttcataTGAGCTGACTGACTGAAGCCTTTGTTGCAAtgctcacacttgtacggtttttcaccagtgtgagtccgaaTGTGTCTTTTTAGATAACTCAGGTAACTGAACTGCAGGCTGCACTCCTGACATCGGTACGGTTTCTCCTCTGTGTGAGTCCGaatgtgtgtcttcagattTGCCAGTTGACTAAACTGTTTCCCACATTCAccacactggtatggtctctcaccattGTGAGTTCGCAGGTGTCGATCGAGCCTACTTTTGCTTTGGAACTCCTTGTCGCAGTGGCTGCACGAGTGGGTACGGAGAGAATCCTGTCCATCCTTTCCCTCCCCTTGTGTCAGATGAGATCCGGCTCcagtcgccatgttggtcaaaCTCCAGATCTTGCAAGAGAAAAGAGATTGATATTTGAGAGCTTTAAAATTCAAGCTTCCCTACTGGAATGATATTGTTACCTTGTATGTTATTACATATAGAATTGTAATGGTATTCTACACATACACCAAAGGGAGCAGTGATTTGCACATACAGGTCAGACAACATCTAAGACAATATTAAGACATATTTTACTAATGGTGATAATGgaaaaagactataaaaatcTCAGCATAACCCTTACTTGTATGTAGTCAGATCTGCTTGACCATAACTGTCACCTTGCtaatttgaaaacaatgtcAACTTCGACATTCCAAAACCCACCTGTCGGTAAATGAACTAAAAAAAGTTCTGTGCGACTCACTCCGGGCAGTTCTAGTTCAGGATGTCA
Proteins encoded in this window:
- the LOC118421938 gene encoding zinc finger protein 420-like — encoded protein: MTFSMSYRCEECSKQFSKLEYLKRHVRIHTGVKPYVCEECSKGFTQSSYLKTHTRTHTGEKPYNCEACSKQFSQLDALKIHIRTHTGENPYTCEQCSKQFTTLSSLNRHMRTHTGEKPYTCEACSKQFSDQGNLKKHMRTHWRETVQVGFDALLAQQLFPNTDKAFVSCCLFSLCKSAHVTSGYFPLFRCQVQPAPNRFYSPIQSPYKCVTDHSVSTYSEAVKVCIAVTPSHSTLEHQRISIWSLTNMATGAGSHLTQGEGKDGQDSLRTHSCSHCDKEFQSKSRLDRHLRTHNGERPYQCGECGKQFSQLANLKTHIRTHTEEKPYRCQECSLQFSYLSYLKRHIRTHTGEKPYKCEHCNKGFSQSAHMKRHMRTHTGENLYRCEECSKQFSDLGNLQRHIRTHTGEKPYKCEECSWRFNNQGQLKMHMKTHTGEKPYECKTCNKRFSQSVNLKTHMRTHTGEKPYKCEECSKQFSQLSHLKEHVRIHTGEKPYKCEECSKQFTLLSGLKRHMRTHTGEKPYTCEACYKQFSELGTLKKHIRTHTGEKPYMCEHCNNSFRQSRSLRAHMQSHIGESMSITV